The Coleofasciculaceae cyanobacterium genome window below encodes:
- a CDS encoding YlqD family protein gives MDYSNASLLLKRPVTVKAIVTAQWKEEVTQQLQKQVAQLDKQMQQLEMQGKRTIEEITKQAGATNPQVQKQTENIQGQVNQKKAEMLEKKNQFLQQLQQIQLLELNQEVVQAQMESFFRLEPGDNLVKKLNVEIVLRDGVVEEIRGDV, from the coding sequence TATTCTAATGCCAGCCTACTTTTAAAACGTCCAGTAACTGTAAAAGCTATTGTCACGGCTCAGTGGAAGGAAGAAGTAACCCAACAACTGCAAAAACAGGTGGCACAGTTAGACAAACAGATGCAGCAGCTTGAAATGCAAGGAAAAAGAACCATCGAAGAAATTACTAAGCAAGCAGGAGCAACAAATCCCCAGGTACAAAAACAAACTGAAAATATTCAGGGACAGGTTAATCAAAAGAAGGCAGAAATGCTGGAAAAGAAAAATCAGTTCTTACAGCAGCTACAGCAAATTCAGCTATTAGAACTAAACCAAGAAGTTGTTCAGGCACAAATGGAAAGTTTCTTTCGCCTCGAACCAGGAGACAATCTGGTTAAAAAACTCAATGTAGAAATTGTTTTACGAGATGGAGTAGTTGAAGAAATTAGAGGTGACGTTTAA
- a CDS encoding carbohydrate kinase, which yields MNNKAIAHRPAKVICLGEILFDCLADQLGKSISEVTSWTSYPGGAPANVACALAKLGTPSAFIGCVGKDEPGKELVKLLQSIGVDISGVQHNETAPTRVVYVTRTEQGDRTFAGFGDQKADQFADAYLQAELLPSELFLEAEYLVLGTLELAYPQTRAAVFRALELAVEHHLKVILDVNWRPMFWLNQEEALPLIQQLWQYVDFLKLAEEEAMWLFDTADAGAISYRLGSLEGVLVSNGDAEVSYCLSDNEGTVNPMKVSVKDTTGAGDAFIAGFIHQLCQHGIQKLANPQVARDIVRYACAVGGLTTTKSGAIAAQPSPVEVEALLRQA from the coding sequence TTGAACAATAAAGCGATCGCCCATCGCCCTGCTAAAGTTATCTGTCTCGGGGAAATATTATTTGATTGTCTTGCCGATCAATTGGGCAAGTCTATATCTGAAGTTACATCTTGGACTTCTTATCCAGGAGGCGCGCCGGCTAATGTTGCCTGTGCCTTAGCCAAATTAGGTACTCCTTCAGCATTTATTGGCTGTGTTGGTAAAGATGAGCCAGGCAAAGAATTAGTTAAACTCCTACAGTCAATTGGAGTTGATATTTCTGGAGTTCAACACAACGAAACAGCTCCCACTAGGGTTGTTTACGTTACTCGTACCGAGCAAGGCGATCGCACTTTTGCTGGTTTTGGCGACCAAAAAGCCGATCAGTTCGCTGATGCCTATCTTCAGGCTGAATTACTACCGTCAGAACTGTTTTTAGAAGCCGAATATTTAGTCTTGGGAACTCTTGAGTTAGCCTATCCTCAAACCAGAGCTGCCGTGTTTCGGGCTTTGGAGCTGGCCGTCGAACATCATCTAAAGGTTATCTTGGATGTTAATTGGCGACCAATGTTCTGGCTCAATCAAGAGGAGGCACTTCCTTTAATTCAGCAGCTTTGGCAGTACGTAGATTTTCTCAAGCTGGCTGAAGAAGAAGCAATGTGGTTGTTTGATACTGCCGATGCAGGAGCAATTTCTTATCGTCTCGGCTCTTTGGAAGGAGTTTTAGTGAGTAATGGAGATGCCGAAGTTAGCTACTGTCTCAGCGATAATGAAGGAACAGTCAATCCAATGAAGGTATCGGTTAAAGATACTACTGGTGCAGGAGACGCTTTCATCGCTGGCTTTATTCATCAACTCTGCCAGCATGGTATACAGAAATTAGCCAATCCTCAAGTGGCTCGAGATATTGTTAGATATGCCTGTGCGGTGGGTGGTTTAACTACAACCAAATCTGGCGCGATCGCGGCTCAACCCAGCCCTGTAGAAGTAGAAGCTTTACTCAGACAAGCCTAG